Proteins encoded within one genomic window of Nonomuraea gerenzanensis:
- a CDS encoding FHA domain-containing serine/threonine-protein kinase — protein sequence MNTGEPRRIGPYEVLGRLGVGGQGTVYLAQGEAGRVAIKVIHAQGAADPRARRRFADEVAIASRVPRAYTAMIIDAAIDRDQPYIVSEYVEGPSLQELVERHGPLPGAALERLATYTATALAAIHGAGVVHRDLKPANVIIGPDGPRVVDFGIARALEATTALTTPVGTPAYLAPEQVEGADADVGPPVDVHAWAATVYFAATGRALFAGSNVAFIINRVLNEVPDVRVMPEPLRTLVADCLRKDPARRPTAMELLGRLVGYRSGNAQATLPRTVILPATLGTLKETTTLGSGPAADIVIAGAGIAPAHATVRKVSAGYRLHDHSGGLGTFIDGRPVLYATLRPGDRFRIGTAVLRLTEAGELERVRLGALYAARWWLLLLLAAVLAVAVIVAVTG from the coding sequence ATGAACACCGGCGAGCCGCGGCGCATCGGGCCCTACGAGGTGCTCGGCCGCCTGGGGGTCGGCGGTCAGGGCACGGTCTACCTCGCCCAGGGGGAGGCGGGGCGGGTCGCGATCAAGGTGATCCACGCGCAGGGGGCGGCCGATCCGAGGGCGCGCAGGCGCTTCGCGGACGAGGTGGCGATCGCGTCGCGGGTGCCCAGGGCGTACACGGCGATGATCATCGATGCGGCCATCGACCGCGACCAGCCGTACATCGTCAGCGAGTACGTGGAAGGCCCGTCCCTGCAGGAGCTCGTCGAGAGGCACGGGCCGCTGCCGGGGGCCGCGCTCGAACGCCTGGCCACCTACACGGCCACGGCGCTGGCGGCGATCCACGGCGCCGGGGTCGTGCACCGCGATCTCAAGCCCGCCAACGTCATCATCGGCCCCGACGGGCCGCGCGTGGTGGACTTCGGCATCGCCCGGGCCCTGGAGGCGACCACCGCGCTGACCACGCCCGTGGGCACCCCCGCCTATCTCGCGCCGGAGCAGGTGGAGGGGGCGGACGCCGACGTGGGGCCGCCCGTGGACGTGCACGCGTGGGCGGCCACCGTGTACTTCGCCGCCACCGGCAGGGCGCTGTTCGCGGGCAGCAACGTGGCCTTCATCATCAACCGCGTGCTGAACGAGGTCCCCGACGTGCGCGTGATGCCCGAGCCGCTGCGCACGCTCGTCGCCGACTGCCTGCGCAAGGACCCGGCGCGCCGGCCCACCGCGATGGAGCTGCTCGGCCGCCTCGTGGGGTACCGGTCGGGCAACGCGCAGGCGACGTTACCGCGTACCGTGATCCTGCCGGCCACGCTCGGCACGCTGAAGGAGACCACCACGCTGGGCAGCGGCCCCGCGGCCGACATCGTGATCGCGGGAGCGGGCATCGCCCCGGCGCACGCCACCGTCCGCAAGGTGAGCGCCGGCTACCGGCTGCACGACCACAGCGGCGGCCTGGGGACGTTCATCGACGGCCGGCCCGTGCTCTACGCGACCCTGCGGCCCGGCGACCGGTTCAGGATCGGTACGGCGGTGCTCCGCCTGACCGAGGCGGGGGAGCTGGAGCGGGTACGGCTCGGCGCGTTGTACGCCGCGCGCTGGTGGCTGCTGCTCCTGCTGGCCGCGGTGCTGGCGGTGGCGGTGATCGTCGCCGTCACGGGATAG
- a CDS encoding protein phosphatase 2C domain-containing protein produces MITAGLAGLLLAIGMGPVEVRSDEAPKPTVTVGVQVRAGPAPAQEPTVAVQVRAGPAPEPTVTVTVTPGARQGGGSGVGWPWWVLSGIAGGGAVLLGQYVLGRRTRTAPADRTPPLGPPPQPLPVLLAGGADSRAPGVALDGGMLAQTTVRAVSLRGRRHCYRGEPLQDAYAVRLSADGRWVIAAVADGLGSTLHAEHAAAVAVRAATNLSLTPGLGWHAAFASIAGEVMRATAGLGGRRTGRHGTGAADPPATTLTIGVVPADGRRGVAACAAIGDSPALRLHDGRWTEIFPPVGQRPGNVTSALPDDLGELRERQIDWGPGDVLVLCSDGFGTAMGGGASVLAQRLVSSWRTPPELRSFLRDVHFQLSTYDDDRTVLALWAGRHDTAVL; encoded by the coding sequence ATGATCACGGCGGGGCTGGCGGGGCTGCTCCTGGCCATCGGCATGGGGCCGGTGGAGGTGCGGTCCGATGAGGCGCCGAAGCCGACGGTGACGGTAGGGGTACAGGTGCGGGCCGGTCCGGCGCCGGCGCAGGAGCCGACGGTAGCGGTGCAGGTGCGGGCCGGTCCGGCGCCGGAGCCGACCGTGACCGTGACTGTGACGCCCGGTGCGCGGCAGGGCGGCGGGTCAGGGGTGGGCTGGCCGTGGTGGGTCCTGTCCGGTATCGCCGGTGGCGGCGCCGTCCTGCTCGGGCAGTACGTCCTCGGCCGCAGGACCCGCACCGCGCCCGCCGACAGGACGCCCCCGCTGGGCCCGCCGCCCCAACCGCTGCCCGTCCTGCTCGCGGGCGGCGCCGACTCGCGCGCGCCCGGCGTGGCGCTCGACGGCGGCATGCTCGCGCAGACCACGGTACGCGCGGTGAGCCTGCGCGGCCGGCGCCACTGTTATCGCGGCGAGCCCTTGCAGGACGCCTACGCGGTACGGCTGAGCGCGGACGGACGCTGGGTGATCGCGGCCGTGGCCGACGGGCTGGGCAGCACGTTGCACGCCGAGCACGCCGCCGCCGTGGCCGTGCGCGCCGCCACGAACCTCTCCCTGACCCCCGGCCTCGGGTGGCACGCGGCCTTCGCCTCCATCGCGGGTGAGGTCATGCGCGCCACCGCCGGGCTCGGCGGCCGGCGCACCGGCAGGCACGGCACCGGCGCCGCGGACCCGCCGGCCACGACGCTGACGATCGGGGTCGTCCCGGCGGACGGCAGGCGCGGGGTCGCCGCCTGTGCCGCCATCGGCGACTCGCCCGCGTTGCGGCTGCATGACGGGAGGTGGACCGAGATCTTCCCGCCTGTGGGGCAGCGGCCGGGAAACGTCACGTCCGCCCTGCCCGATGATCTCGGTGAGCTGCGTGAGCGGCAGATCGATTGGGGGCCGGGTGATGTGCTCGTCCTGTGCAGCGACGGGTTCGGGACGGCCATGGGCGGCGGCGCCAGCGTGCTCGCCCAGCGGCTCGTCAGCTCGTGGCGCACCCCGCCCGAGCTGCGCAGCTTCCTGCGCGACGTGCACTTCCAGCTGTCGACCTACGACGACGACCGGACCGTGCTGGCGTTGTGGGCGGGCCGCCACGACACGGCCGTCCTGTGA
- a CDS encoding isocitrate lyase/PEP mutase family protein — MTSTRTDLLRALHQPGDPLILPNVWDVGSATIVAEAGYPALATASASIAAMLGYDDHEGAPVDEMLDIAAKIIRAVDVPVTVDAEAGYGLPPAELVERLTAIGAAGFNIEELDHRAGSLLDVDTQAARIAALRAASRDLVINARVDLFLVGSPSVEEVAERARRYLEAGADCVFPMLAPSEDVIGELVQAIPGPVNVTCLPGMNLSRLAALGVARVSFGPMTYLAALDALKAMSNRILSAQDPYGT, encoded by the coding sequence ATGACGAGCACCCGTACCGACCTGCTCCGCGCCCTGCACCAGCCCGGCGACCCCCTGATCCTGCCGAACGTGTGGGACGTGGGCTCCGCCACCATCGTGGCCGAGGCGGGCTACCCCGCCCTGGCGACGGCCAGCGCGTCCATCGCCGCCATGCTGGGCTACGACGACCACGAGGGCGCGCCCGTCGATGAGATGCTGGACATCGCGGCCAAGATCATCCGTGCGGTGGACGTACCGGTGACCGTGGACGCGGAGGCCGGCTACGGCCTGCCACCCGCGGAGCTGGTGGAGCGGCTCACCGCCATCGGCGCGGCCGGCTTCAACATCGAGGAGCTCGATCACCGCGCGGGCAGCCTGCTCGACGTGGACACCCAGGCCGCCCGCATCGCGGCGCTCCGCGCGGCGAGCCGGGACCTGGTGATCAACGCCCGGGTCGACCTGTTCCTGGTCGGCTCCCCGTCGGTGGAGGAGGTCGCCGAACGCGCCCGGCGCTACCTGGAGGCGGGCGCCGACTGCGTCTTCCCCATGCTGGCCCCCTCGGAGGACGTGATCGGGGAGCTGGTCCAGGCCATCCCCGGGCCGGTGAACGTCACCTGCCTGCCCGGCATGAACCTCAGCAGGCTGGCCGCCCTCGGCGTGGCCCGGGTCTCGTTCGGACCCATGACGTACCTGGCGGCCCTGGACGCCCTCAAGGCCATGAGCAACCGCATCCTCTCGGCCCAGGACCCTTACGGCACCTGA
- a CDS encoding protein kinase family protein codes for MNPPAVVEEADLTFAEDADGYQLRPGGQARSLTPCQVGGVPGRFLFKRYDEETLAGLDEEALLALVHWRRELSRQDRAALDRRCAWPVAAVRRDRVIGILIRPAPDRMFVELRDRRVPRHLDELTRSPERVSALREHYGTRYYEPPYKLAVLGQLLSTVQWLHEQGYVVGDLQLRNAVFTVDPAPEVYLLDCDSCLPAGRRGALPEADPEQWKLPRQGAFTPESDYYKFAWAVVRCLQESAETWSLDETALARVLPARHRRLIGQCVDGAPESVDTERWRAAGESWRWLVTPGRIYVETDSNLREAWRRGRSAVGDGSRARHGGIVVLIVVLVAVAVVALVTWGV; via the coding sequence ATGAACCCCCCAGCCGTGGTCGAGGAAGCGGATCTGACGTTCGCCGAGGACGCCGACGGCTACCAGCTGCGCCCCGGCGGCCAGGCCCGCAGCTTGACGCCGTGCCAGGTCGGCGGCGTGCCGGGCCGGTTCCTGTTCAAGCGGTACGACGAGGAGACGCTGGCGGGGCTGGACGAGGAGGCGCTGCTCGCCCTGGTGCACTGGCGGCGCGAGCTCTCCCGGCAGGACCGCGCGGCGCTCGACCGGCGCTGCGCGTGGCCGGTGGCGGCGGTCCGGCGGGACCGGGTGATCGGCATCCTGATCAGGCCCGCCCCTGACCGGATGTTCGTCGAGCTGCGCGACCGGCGGGTGCCCCGGCACCTGGACGAGCTGACCCGGTCACCCGAGCGGGTGAGCGCGCTGCGCGAGCACTACGGCACCCGCTACTACGAGCCGCCCTACAAGCTGGCCGTGCTCGGGCAGCTGCTCTCGACCGTGCAGTGGCTGCACGAGCAGGGCTACGTGGTGGGCGACCTGCAACTGCGCAACGCCGTCTTCACCGTCGACCCGGCGCCCGAGGTGTACCTGCTGGACTGCGACTCCTGCCTGCCGGCCGGCAGGCGCGGCGCCCTGCCGGAGGCCGACCCCGAGCAGTGGAAGCTGCCCAGGCAGGGGGCGTTCACCCCGGAGTCGGACTACTACAAGTTCGCCTGGGCCGTCGTCCGGTGCCTTCAGGAGAGCGCGGAGACCTGGTCGCTCGACGAGACCGCGCTGGCCAGGGTGTTGCCGGCGCGGCATCGCCGCCTGATCGGCCAGTGCGTGGACGGCGCGCCCGAGTCGGTGGACACCGAGCGCTGGCGGGCGGCCGGCGAGTCGTGGCGCTGGCTCGTCACGCCCGGCCGCATCTACGTCGAGACCGACTCCAACCTGCGCGAGGCGTGGCGGCGCGGGAGGTCCGCGGTCGGGGACGGCTCGCGGGCCCGGCACGGGGGGATCGTGGTGCTGATCGTCGTCCTGGTGGCGGTCGCCGTCGTCGCCCTGGTCACGTGGGGAGTCTGA
- a CDS encoding dihydrofolate reductase family protein has product MTVTYTFDVFSSLDGFGAAGGDWTGYWGKQGPELLDRRLALYSEEQRMVFGATTYRAFARMVAESAEGSDVRDPWVTRMRNLPTTVVSSTLRETLGWPDATVVSGDAVEVVARLKEESKVPLRSHGSLAMNRALMAAGLVDLVQVTLFPVITGRSGLDPVFRGAADFDLELVESRTLDGDIQELIYRPALHV; this is encoded by the coding sequence ATGACCGTCACCTACACCTTCGACGTCTTCTCCAGCCTCGACGGCTTCGGTGCCGCCGGCGGTGACTGGACCGGCTACTGGGGCAAGCAGGGCCCCGAACTGCTCGATCGCCGGCTCGCGCTCTACAGCGAGGAGCAGCGGATGGTGTTCGGGGCCACCACGTACCGGGCGTTCGCACGGATGGTGGCCGAGAGCGCCGAGGGGTCCGACGTGCGCGACCCCTGGGTCACGCGGATGCGGAACCTGCCGACGACGGTGGTGTCGAGCACTCTGCGGGAGACGCTGGGCTGGCCGGACGCGACCGTGGTGAGTGGTGACGCGGTTGAGGTCGTCGCCCGGCTCAAGGAGGAGTCCAAGGTGCCGTTGCGGTCGCACGGGAGTCTGGCGATGAATCGGGCGTTGATGGCCGCCGGGCTGGTGGACCTGGTGCAGGTGACGCTGTTCCCCGTGATCACCGGCCGGAGCGGGCTGGACCCGGTCTTCCGCGGGGCGGCCGACTTCGACCTCGAGCTGGTCGAGAGCCGGACGCTGGACGGCGACATCCAGGAGCTCATCTACCGGCCCGCCCTGCACGTCTGA
- a CDS encoding vWA domain-containing protein — protein MRSASGRPRAFPFYIVCDVSHSMHTARDDGRPTPFEILSNCVGELLFELEAGDPGVSEAAHVAVVSFSDKVELVLPLTRPCDAIRVPALRPGRQTDYLGVFSELVKILQKDHRKLSRQFDVRAPVVFFITDGEPYVGKAHQDVEVWGPARDRLAGLQPAPYIVALGFGTVREETLRRVASTLRGEVLAFAGEVATGAATVLHGIAQAVSDSISASVNRNTAVLRGPDGMRQLR, from the coding sequence ATGAGATCGGCCAGCGGGCGCCCCCGCGCCTTCCCCTTCTACATCGTCTGCGACGTTTCGCACTCGATGCACACCGCCCGCGACGACGGACGGCCCACCCCCTTCGAGATCCTGTCCAACTGCGTGGGTGAGCTGCTGTTCGAGCTGGAGGCGGGCGATCCGGGCGTCAGCGAGGCCGCGCACGTCGCCGTCGTGTCCTTCTCCGACAAGGTCGAGCTGGTGCTCCCGCTGACCAGGCCGTGCGACGCGATCAGGGTCCCGGCGTTACGGCCGGGCAGGCAGACGGACTACCTGGGGGTCTTCAGCGAACTGGTGAAGATCCTGCAGAAGGATCATCGGAAGCTGTCCAGGCAGTTCGACGTGCGGGCGCCGGTGGTCTTCTTCATCACGGACGGCGAGCCGTACGTCGGCAAGGCCCATCAGGACGTCGAGGTCTGGGGGCCCGCGCGCGACCGGCTGGCGGGCCTGCAGCCCGCGCCGTACATCGTGGCGCTCGGGTTCGGGACGGTGCGGGAGGAGACGCTGCGGCGGGTCGCCTCCACGCTCAGGGGCGAGGTGCTGGCGTTCGCGGGCGAGGTCGCGACGGGGGCGGCCACCGTGCTGCACGGCATCGCGCAGGCGGTCTCCGACAGCATCAGCGCCTCGGTCAACAGGAACACGGCCGTGCTGCGCGGGCCTGACGGCATGCGGCAGTTGAGATGA
- a CDS encoding DUF1062 domain-containing protein, giving the protein MLPWVVRRVRLPLLALRCVGCSSGRATAGGGRFRVNANGKLLDVWLLVNCVLCDRTSKLTVHDRVPVRSMPAGLLAGYSADSPSLVADTLLDPLFARRNRFALDWDGCWELHAPPVPEGPWPLRVAVTFDDPVPVRPEQLIAHGLGMSRREIAQRVKIDVPLNRRTKLDFSFVLVWSR; this is encoded by the coding sequence GTGCTGCCCTGGGTGGTGCGGCGTGTCCGCCTGCCTCTGCTCGCCCTCCGGTGCGTGGGCTGCTCCTCCGGCCGTGCCACCGCCGGCGGCGGCAGGTTCCGCGTCAACGCCAATGGCAAGCTGCTCGACGTCTGGCTCCTGGTCAACTGCGTGTTGTGCGACCGGACCAGCAAGCTCACCGTCCATGACCGTGTCCCGGTCCGTTCCATGCCCGCCGGCTTGCTGGCCGGTTATTCGGCCGACTCGCCGTCGCTCGTCGCGGACACCCTGCTCGATCCGTTGTTCGCGCGGCGCAACCGGTTCGCGCTCGATTGGGACGGGTGCTGGGAGCTGCACGCGCCTCCCGTTCCCGAGGGGCCGTGGCCGCTCAGGGTCGCCGTCACCTTCGACGATCCTGTGCCGGTACGTCCTGAACAGCTCATCGCCCACGGGTTGGGCATGAGCCGCAGGGAGATCGCTCAGCGGGTCAAGATCGATGTCCCGCTGAACCGTAGGACGAAACTGGACTTCTCGTTCGTCCTGGTGTGGTCGCGGTGA